Proteins encoded together in one Aeromonas encheleia window:
- the qatD gene encoding Qat anti-phage system TatD family nuclease QatD produces the protein MTTQGLVDFHCHLDLYPDHAAAVQMAEDAGIFTLAVTTTPRAWPRNNELTQHTRYVRAALGLHPQLVAEREHEIKLWDQYLSETRYVGEVGLDAGPRFYKSLDAQKRVFRHVLERCAEAGDKIITVHSVRSVKAVLEHLEAYLPSGRGKVVLHWFTGTKSEAKRAIELGCYFSINAAMLSNERHLPMVNVIPQDRLLTETDGPFTQVGDRFSIPSDVALVVKVLGGINNVPVDKMTEIIRNNLRALLIK, from the coding sequence ATGACTACACAAGGTTTGGTGGATTTTCATTGCCATCTTGACCTCTATCCCGATCATGCAGCGGCAGTTCAGATGGCGGAGGATGCTGGTATTTTTACACTGGCCGTCACGACGACGCCGCGCGCTTGGCCGCGTAACAATGAATTGACACAACATACTCGGTATGTGCGTGCCGCATTAGGGTTGCATCCTCAATTAGTCGCTGAACGAGAGCACGAAATTAAACTATGGGATCAATACTTGTCGGAAACACGCTATGTGGGAGAGGTTGGGCTAGATGCCGGTCCCCGGTTCTACAAATCACTTGACGCGCAAAAAAGGGTTTTTCGGCATGTACTCGAACGATGTGCGGAGGCTGGTGACAAGATCATTACCGTTCACAGTGTGAGATCCGTGAAGGCTGTTTTGGAACACTTGGAGGCTTACTTGCCATCAGGGAGAGGCAAGGTTGTGCTCCACTGGTTCACTGGAACAAAGAGCGAAGCCAAGCGGGCAATTGAATTAGGATGTTACTTTTCAATCAATGCAGCCATGCTTTCTAATGAACGCCATTTGCCAATGGTTAATGTTATCCCCCAAGATAGACTGCTGACGGAAACGGATGGGCCATTCACGCAAGTTGGAGACCGCTTCTCTATACCATCCGATGTCGCTTTAGTTGTTAAGGTATTAGGGGGGATTAATAATGTGCCCGTTGATAAAATGACTGAGATTATTCGAAACAACCTTCGAGCACTGCTAATCAAATAA
- a CDS encoding type I restriction-modification system subunit M, with the protein MAIKKNELYSSLWASCDELRGGMDASQYKDYVLTLLFVKYVSDKAKGNPYAMIEVPGGASFDDMVALKGSKEIGEGINRIISALAVANDLQGIITIADFNDEDKLGKGKEMTDRLSKLVAIFEGLDLSANRTEGDDLLGDAYEYLMRHFATESGKSKGQFYTPAEVSRILAKVIGISRQTPQDATVYDPTCGSGSLLLKASDEASPKGLSIYGQEMDNATQALARMNMILHDNPTAKVWKGNTLADPQWKEANGALKTFDFAVANPPFSNKNWTSGLDAEHDPFDRFNWGVPPEKNGDYAFLLHIIKSLKSTGKGAVILPHGVLFRGNAEARIRENLLKQGYIKGIIGLPANLFYGTGIPACIIVIDKEHAQARAFNPTRATSEQQRILMVDASRGFIKDGNKNRLREQDIHRIVDTFTRGLTLDGYSRWVPLAEIAANDYNLNIPRYIDGSEGEDLHDLAAHLQGGIPERDIAALGPYWQIFPTLKTTLFAPLRHGYSQAKVPAAKVKGTILAHDEFTRFKQAALAPFSNWYAACQLSEFAKGDSPKALIEEISEALLEAYRSAGLGELLDPYAIYQLLMDYWQSQLQDDLYVLSQDGWEAGRVLRELKVEKGEKQKESADLVIGKAKYKAELIPPALLVARFFSEQQQALEKLQAALDEATQALESFIEEQSGEEGSLAEALNDKEKVTAASVKARLKLATDREEKAVLKQAQTLFDTEASAKKAHKEANDALDKAVFAHYPKLDDTEIKTLLVEDKWQASLCGALEAEIERVTQQLATRVKELEERYSSSLPQLTKSVSELEAKVATHLKAMGLEWA; encoded by the coding sequence ATGGCCATCAAGAAGAACGAACTTTACTCCTCCCTCTGGGCAAGCTGCGATGAGCTGCGTGGCGGGATGGATGCCTCCCAGTACAAGGACTACGTGCTGACCCTGCTGTTTGTGAAATACGTTTCCGATAAGGCCAAGGGCAATCCCTACGCCATGATCGAGGTGCCGGGTGGGGCGAGCTTCGATGACATGGTGGCCCTCAAGGGCAGCAAGGAGATTGGCGAGGGGATCAACCGCATCATCAGTGCGCTGGCCGTTGCCAACGATCTGCAAGGGATTATCACCATTGCCGACTTCAACGACGAGGACAAGCTCGGCAAGGGCAAGGAGATGACCGACCGTCTCTCTAAGCTGGTGGCCATCTTCGAGGGGCTCGATCTCTCGGCCAACCGCACCGAAGGGGACGATCTGCTAGGGGATGCCTATGAATACCTGATGCGCCACTTCGCCACCGAGTCGGGCAAGTCCAAGGGGCAGTTCTATACCCCGGCCGAGGTGTCGCGTATTCTGGCCAAGGTGATCGGCATTAGCCGCCAGACTCCGCAAGATGCCACCGTCTACGATCCCACCTGCGGCTCGGGCTCCCTGCTGCTCAAGGCCAGTGATGAGGCCAGTCCCAAGGGGCTCTCCATCTACGGGCAGGAGATGGACAACGCCACTCAAGCGCTGGCGCGGATGAACATGATCCTGCACGACAACCCCACCGCCAAGGTGTGGAAAGGCAACACCCTGGCCGATCCGCAATGGAAAGAGGCGAACGGTGCCCTCAAGACCTTCGACTTCGCGGTGGCCAATCCGCCGTTTTCAAACAAGAACTGGACCAGCGGGCTCGATGCCGAGCACGATCCATTCGATCGCTTCAACTGGGGCGTACCGCCCGAGAAAAACGGCGACTACGCCTTCCTGCTGCACATCATCAAGAGCCTGAAAAGCACCGGCAAGGGCGCGGTGATCCTGCCCCACGGCGTGCTGTTTCGTGGCAATGCCGAGGCGCGCATTCGCGAGAACCTGCTGAAACAAGGCTACATCAAGGGGATCATCGGCCTGCCCGCCAACCTCTTCTACGGCACCGGCATCCCCGCCTGCATCATCGTGATCGACAAGGAGCACGCCCAGGCACGAGCCTTCAATCCCACGAGGGCAACCAGCGAGCAGCAGCGGATCTTGATGGTCGATGCCAGCCGCGGCTTTATCAAAGACGGCAACAAGAATCGGCTGCGCGAGCAGGATATCCACCGGATTGTCGACACCTTCACCCGTGGTCTGACGCTGGATGGCTACAGCCGCTGGGTGCCGCTCGCTGAAATCGCCGCCAACGATTACAACCTCAATATCCCGCGTTATATCGACGGCAGCGAGGGGGAAGATCTGCACGATCTGGCCGCTCACTTGCAAGGGGGCATCCCCGAGCGCGATATCGCGGCGCTCGGCCCCTACTGGCAGATCTTCCCGACCCTGAAAACCACCCTGTTTGCGCCGCTGCGCCACGGCTACAGCCAGGCGAAAGTGCCCGCCGCCAAGGTCAAGGGCACCATTCTGGCCCATGACGAATTTACCCGCTTCAAGCAGGCGGCGCTGGCGCCGTTCAGCAACTGGTATGCGGCCTGCCAGTTGTCGGAGTTTGCCAAGGGCGACTCCCCCAAGGCGCTGATCGAGGAGATAAGCGAGGCACTGCTGGAGGCGTACCGCAGCGCGGGCCTTGGCGAGTTGCTCGACCCCTACGCCATCTATCAGCTGTTGATGGACTACTGGCAGAGCCAGCTGCAAGACGATCTCTATGTGCTGTCGCAAGATGGCTGGGAGGCGGGCCGGGTGCTGCGCGAGTTGAAGGTGGAGAAGGGCGAGAAGCAGAAAGAGAGCGCCGATCTCGTTATCGGCAAGGCCAAATACAAGGCTGAGCTTATCCCGCCCGCCTTGCTGGTGGCCCGCTTCTTTAGCGAGCAGCAGCAGGCGCTGGAAAAGTTGCAAGCCGCGCTGGATGAGGCCACTCAGGCGCTCGAATCCTTTATCGAGGAGCAGAGTGGTGAAGAGGGGAGCCTCGCCGAGGCCCTGAACGACAAGGAGAAAGTCACTGCCGCCAGCGTCAAGGCGCGCCTGAAGCTGGCCACCGACAGAGAAGAAAAGGCGGTGCTTAAGCAGGCACAAACGCTATTCGATACCGAAGCCAGTGCCAAAAAAGCCCATAAAGAGGCGAACGACGCGCTGGATAAGGCCGTGTTTGCCCACTACCCCAAACTTGACGATACCGAGATCAAAACCCTGCTGGTGGAAGACAAGTGGCAAGCGAGCCTCTGCGGCGCACTGGAAGCCGAGATTGAGCGGGTCACCCAGCAACTGGCAACTCGGGTCAAGGAGCTGGAGGAGCGCTATAGCAGCTCCCTGCCACAGCTCACCAAGAGCGTCAGCGAGCTGGAAGCCAAGGTTGCGACCCATCTGAAAGCCATGGGGCTGGAGTGGGCATAA
- a CDS encoding restriction endonuclease subunit S, which produces MAEKMMQAKAGELVAKQTIPAGYKQTEMGVIPEDWEVYFLHELANFGGGTTPLRAKYERYYQCGIHPWVKTLDLNNSVISITDECVTEKALQETSLKLHDIGSVLVAMYGGFNQIGRTGLLNVNAAINQALVAIIPKKGSLDSKYLLHNLNFNVDYWKGIASSSRKDPNITSNDVKAFKLPIPTIEEQKAIATAVSNSDALIVSLEQLIAKKQAIKTATMQQLLTGRTRLPQFALHPDGTPKGYKSSELGQIPEDWKILSIGQDAALKARIGWQALTTKEYQDSGEVFLVTGTDFDAGLVMWDRCCYVSEWRYKQDPNIQLREHDVLITKDGTIGKVGYVSALDKPATLNSGVFVIRSKKNSFVPRYLFYVLTSQLFNEFMNQITAGSTITHLYQKDFVHFEFPAPNIEEQTAIATILSDMDSELSALEQKLTKARDLKQGMMQQLLTGRIRLPLPQEA; this is translated from the coding sequence ATGGCGGAGAAAATGATGCAGGCTAAAGCGGGTGAATTGGTGGCCAAGCAGACCATCCCGGCAGGTTATAAGCAGACCGAGATGGGGGTTATTCCGGAGGACTGGGAAGTCTACTTTCTTCATGAGCTGGCTAACTTTGGTGGTGGAACTACACCGTTAAGAGCTAAATATGAAAGATATTATCAATGTGGTATTCACCCATGGGTAAAAACGCTCGATCTTAATAATTCAGTAATCTCTATCACTGATGAATGTGTCACAGAAAAGGCACTGCAAGAAACAAGCTTAAAACTGCATGACATTGGTTCTGTGCTAGTCGCTATGTATGGTGGATTTAACCAGATAGGAAGAACTGGTTTACTAAATGTTAATGCAGCCATAAATCAAGCGTTGGTTGCCATTATTCCCAAAAAGGGAAGTCTAGACTCTAAATACCTGCTGCATAATTTAAATTTTAATGTTGATTATTGGAAGGGCATTGCTAGTAGTAGCCGAAAAGACCCTAATATTACGAGCAATGATGTTAAAGCGTTCAAGCTCCCTATACCGACAATCGAAGAACAGAAAGCTATTGCAACTGCAGTCTCTAATTCTGATGCCTTGATTGTTAGCTTGGAGCAGTTGATAGCCAAGAAACAGGCCATCAAAACAGCCACCATGCAGCAACTGCTGACCGGCCGTACCCGCTTGCCACAGTTCGCCCTGCACCCGGATGGCACTCCCAAAGGCTATAAATCCAGCGAACTGGGACAAATCCCGGAGGATTGGAAGATTTTATCCATTGGTCAGGATGCTGCACTGAAAGCTCGTATCGGTTGGCAGGCATTGACAACGAAGGAGTATCAAGACTCAGGTGAGGTTTTTCTAGTGACGGGAACTGATTTCGATGCTGGATTAGTGATGTGGGACAGATGTTGTTATGTGAGTGAATGGCGTTATAAACAAGACCCTAACATTCAACTCAGAGAACATGATGTTCTGATTACCAAAGATGGAACTATTGGTAAAGTTGGGTACGTTTCAGCACTAGATAAACCGGCCACACTTAACAGTGGGGTTTTTGTTATTCGCTCTAAGAAAAATAGTTTTGTACCACGCTATCTGTTCTATGTACTTACATCTCAACTCTTTAATGAGTTCATGAATCAAATCACGGCTGGTTCAACGATTACTCACCTTTATCAAAAGGATTTTGTACACTTCGAGTTCCCAGCTCCGAATATAGAAGAACAGACTGCCATTGCCACTATTCTCTCCGATATGGATAGCGAGTTAAGTGCGCTAGAGCAAAAACTGACCAAGGCTCGCGATTTGAAGCA